In Candidatus Vicinibacter proximus, the following are encoded in one genomic region:
- a CDS encoding polymer-forming cytoskeletal protein: MFGNKNTQAKEPVKGVSGAPTQGALNSLVMGTIIEGTINADNDIRIDGLLKGVLICKGKVIIGPKGQIEGEIKAQNAVIEGQFKGSLIIEDLLQIKETAHVEGEINTDKLSVSPGAKFNVVSKMASQFTGRNTPPPVRSEDNLK; this comes from the coding sequence ATGTTCGGAAACAAAAACACTCAAGCAAAGGAACCAGTTAAAGGCGTTTCCGGAGCCCCTACCCAGGGTGCTCTAAACAGCCTTGTTATGGGTACAATAATTGAAGGAACTATTAATGCAGACAACGACATTAGAATCGATGGTCTCCTAAAAGGTGTATTGATTTGTAAGGGGAAGGTAATTATAGGGCCTAAAGGTCAGATTGAAGGTGAAATTAAGGCTCAAAATGCAGTGATAGAAGGTCAATTTAAGGGAAGTCTAATTATAGAGGATCTTTTACAAATCAAAGAAACCGCCCATGTTGAAGGGGAGATCAATACAGATAAACTTTCTGTCAGTCCCGGTGCAAAATTTAATGTGGTCAGTAAAATGGCTTCCCAATTTACGGGGAGAAATACACCGCCACCGGTGCGGTCTGAGGATAATCTGAAGTAG
- a CDS encoding PorP/SprF family type IX secretion system membrane protein, producing MRRIIQLILFIAPLSVFTQDIHFSQFYMSPLNLNPALTGVMNCKMRFVANYRNQWAPVLKSKSFNTFNMSFDQKIPVGRYDYFGFGGTFWGDKAGSLDFSTIQFKLSGSYSKRMAGTRTSAQYLVFGADASLNQRSINFHNALWGNQITSSGPNTNLPGDPTIFDPGFLFADMTIGLLWFSVLDKNNNYYFGGSYSHLNEPLQNNSVDAPGNNFSPAPLYPKLTVHGGGVFALDRKNSIVPGIVSFFQGPHWQVNGGTSFRFNMSKSRYDEQSFQLGLWGRLANSEKVKDATTTPVTYSNGVLMDALILSTRFDYNKFGVGLSYDVNVSGLRKASAANNSFEFSFIYNICGPEKRGIYCPNF from the coding sequence ATGCGTAGAATTATACAATTGATTCTTTTTATTGCTCCATTGAGTGTATTCACTCAGGACATCCATTTTTCTCAGTTTTATATGTCTCCCTTAAATCTAAACCCTGCTTTGACAGGCGTTATGAATTGTAAGATGCGGTTTGTGGCAAATTACAGGAACCAGTGGGCTCCTGTACTTAAGTCAAAATCTTTCAATACTTTCAACATGTCCTTTGACCAAAAAATACCCGTTGGCAGGTATGATTATTTTGGCTTTGGGGGAACCTTTTGGGGAGATAAGGCTGGGTCGTTGGATTTTTCAACCATTCAATTCAAGCTTTCCGGATCTTACAGCAAACGGATGGCTGGAACCCGTACTTCAGCCCAATATTTAGTTTTTGGAGCCGATGCATCCCTAAATCAGAGAAGTATAAATTTTCACAATGCGCTTTGGGGAAATCAGATTACCTCAAGTGGGCCTAACACAAATTTACCCGGAGATCCGACGATTTTTGACCCTGGCTTCCTGTTTGCAGACATGACTATTGGATTATTGTGGTTCTCTGTGTTGGATAAAAACAATAATTATTATTTCGGAGGTTCCTACAGCCATTTGAATGAGCCGCTACAAAACAATTCAGTGGATGCACCAGGTAATAATTTTAGTCCCGCTCCTTTATATCCAAAATTAACTGTTCACGGTGGCGGGGTTTTTGCTCTGGATCGCAAGAACAGTATAGTGCCGGGCATTGTCAGCTTTTTTCAAGGTCCTCACTGGCAAGTTAACGGAGGTACAAGCTTCCGATTTAACATGAGTAAATCTAGGTATGATGAGCAATCTTTCCAACTTGGTTTATGGGGACGTCTTGCCAATTCAGAAAAAGTAAAAGATGCAACAACAACACCAGTAACTTATTCAAATGGAGTATTGATGGATGCATTGATACTTTCAACAAGATTTGATTATAACAAATTTGGAGTTGGTTTAAGCTATGATGTGAATGTGTCCGGGCTCAGAAAAGCAAGTGCTGCAAACAACTCCTTTGAGTTTTCTTTTATTTACAATATTTGTGGGCCTGAAAAGCGCGGAATCTATTGCCCTAACTTCTAG
- a CDS encoding trypsin-like peptidase domain-containing protein, translated as MKDIIELYKGAVIQIATPFSIGTGFFLKDADLIITNEHVVRNNKEVVIDGNGLHRVVSPVIYLDLKFDLAFIKSPAKHNLANIQLGDSTKAVEGDQVLAVGHPFGLKYTATQGIISNTLHQQDDIQYIQHDAALNPGNSGGPLVNVDGEIIGVNTFIIKDGQNIGFSLPSQYLLESIKDFKKRENPVAVRCESCSNLVFEPNQEKKYCPFCGARIRMISEIEDYEPKGLRRILEESITKLGFDIKLTRRGPFNWEIIKGSAKILISYHEESGMIAGDAVLAGLPKENIKSIYEFILQQNYHLRGLVLGVRKNDIVLSFVVFDQYSKQEFLDKLIQSLIHTADEYDNLLVSKYGVLITKD; from the coding sequence TTGAAAGATATAATTGAATTATATAAGGGTGCAGTGATACAAATCGCTACTCCTTTTTCAATTGGGACAGGTTTTTTTTTAAAAGACGCAGATCTTATCATCACCAATGAACATGTTGTTAGAAACAATAAAGAAGTGGTTATTGATGGCAATGGCTTGCATAGGGTAGTTAGCCCTGTGATATACCTGGATCTAAAGTTTGATCTTGCTTTTATTAAATCACCTGCAAAGCACAATTTGGCTAACATTCAACTTGGTGATTCAACAAAAGCTGTTGAGGGAGACCAGGTATTGGCAGTAGGCCATCCTTTTGGGTTAAAATATACAGCCACACAGGGAATAATTTCGAATACCTTACATCAGCAAGACGACATACAATACATTCAGCATGATGCAGCTTTAAATCCTGGAAATAGTGGGGGGCCACTTGTAAATGTAGATGGAGAGATTATCGGGGTCAATACCTTTATCATTAAGGATGGGCAAAACATTGGATTTTCCCTGCCAAGTCAATATCTTCTTGAAAGCATAAAAGATTTTAAAAAAAGGGAGAATCCTGTTGCAGTAAGATGCGAATCATGTTCAAACCTGGTTTTCGAACCCAATCAAGAAAAGAAATATTGTCCATTTTGTGGCGCCAGGATCCGTATGATCTCCGAAATTGAAGACTACGAACCCAAAGGTCTTCGCAGGATTCTTGAGGAATCGATCACCAAGCTGGGGTTTGATATAAAATTAACCAGGAGGGGGCCTTTCAACTGGGAGATCATAAAAGGTTCAGCCAAGATTTTGATCAGTTATCATGAAGAATCGGGAATGATAGCTGGGGATGCAGTCCTTGCCGGTTTACCAAAAGAAAATATAAAATCAATTTACGAGTTCATCTTGCAGCAGAATTATCATTTGCGGGGTCTTGTCTTAGGGGTACGAAAAAATGATATAGTCCTTTCCTTTGTAGTCTTTGATCAGTATTCAAAACAAGAATTTCTGGATAAGTTGATCCAAAGTCTGATACATACTGCAGATGAATATGACAATTTACTTGTATCGAAATATGGTGTGTTAATAACTAAAGATTAG
- the corA gene encoding magnesium/cobalt transporter CorA has protein sequence MSKRKKTGLSPGTLIFERNQTIEKPIGQFLCYNTNNILELDISDIRKSQALPEHNLWLDVMGIHDSEYILKIGETFNIHRLILEDIQELSQRTKIDIYENGIFSIVQNLKFDPNTKTILKEQVSTFFAEHVLVSFQENPDDSFAIIRKRMRSEISRIRNKNSDYLFYAMMDYLVDCYFLVADAIDLEIANLEERIHQKPGEDIILDIFTIRGALLKFRKYIYPLRDEIGKLKRSETQFLEESNMIFYRDLEDHIIQIIEIIDNQRELLNGMKDLALNQTSIALNKDMKWLAAISTISIPILFMTGIYGMNFEFMPELHWKYGYLIWWMTIGFFVVGLIIYFKRKRII, from the coding sequence ATGTCCAAAAGAAAAAAAACAGGACTGTCACCTGGGACTTTAATCTTTGAAAGAAATCAAACTATAGAAAAACCAATTGGTCAATTTCTATGCTATAATACAAATAATATTTTAGAATTGGACATTTCTGACATTAGGAAATCACAAGCTTTACCTGAACATAACTTATGGTTGGATGTCATGGGCATACATGATTCGGAATATATACTTAAAATCGGAGAAACTTTTAACATTCATCGGTTGATTTTAGAGGATATCCAAGAATTGAGTCAGCGTACCAAAATAGACATTTATGAAAATGGAATATTTTCCATTGTACAAAACTTAAAATTTGATCCAAACACAAAAACCATTCTGAAAGAACAAGTGTCCACCTTCTTTGCTGAACATGTTTTAGTCAGCTTTCAGGAAAACCCTGATGATAGCTTTGCTATTATACGAAAAAGAATGAGATCCGAGATCTCTAGAATAAGAAATAAGAATTCCGACTACTTGTTCTATGCCATGATGGATTACCTGGTAGATTGTTATTTTTTAGTCGCTGATGCCATTGACTTGGAAATTGCAAACCTCGAAGAAAGAATCCATCAAAAACCTGGGGAAGACATTATTTTAGATATTTTTACCATCAGAGGAGCTCTGCTCAAATTCAGAAAATACATTTATCCATTAAGAGACGAGATTGGTAAATTAAAGAGGTCCGAAACTCAATTTCTTGAGGAATCAAACATGATTTTCTACAGAGATCTTGAAGACCACATTATTCAAATTATTGAAATCATCGACAATCAAAGAGAATTGTTGAATGGGATGAAAGACCTCGCGCTCAATCAAACTTCGATAGCCCTGAACAAGGATATGAAATGGTTGGCGGCCATATCTACAATATCCATACCAATCCTGTTCATGACAGGAATATATGGGATGAATTTTGAATTCATGCCAGAGTTACATTGGAAGTATGGCTACCTAATTTGGTGGATGACTATCGGATTCTTTGTTGTGGGATTGATTATATACTTTAAACGAAAAAGAATCATTTAA
- a CDS encoding TerC/Alx family metal homeostasis membrane protein, translating into MLIFWSYVLFLILVVFLDYKLFAGSGEADGMKKAWHSIIYWFAITLFTIGLIMLSYDRDWFQSYLSHDQSLTAWEAGSLFLSGYIVEQSLSIDNIFVMAFLLNYFKVPVNYRPGLLSIGIWTAILLRGIMIIIGLWLIQSISWLIYLLGIILIYSGIKIYGTSPEDQSDPNKSILIRLIRRYLPITKGYYGQKFMVKKMGKWAITPLLLTLVAIELTDILFAIDSIPAIFAITTDPFLVLSSNILAIANMRSFFTILSRALEKLEFIHHALAILLIYIGFKILLEDHIHISGSLNLLIILFVLVAGVVYSILRTSRSK; encoded by the coding sequence ATGCTGATTTTTTGGTCATATGTTTTATTTCTAATATTGGTTGTATTTTTAGATTACAAACTTTTTGCTGGTTCCGGAGAAGCTGACGGAATGAAGAAAGCTTGGCATTCTATTATTTATTGGTTTGCCATAACCCTGTTTACAATTGGTCTTATAATGCTTTCATACGATAGAGATTGGTTTCAATCTTATTTATCGCATGACCAAAGTTTGACTGCATGGGAAGCAGGGAGTTTATTTCTATCGGGGTATATTGTCGAACAGTCTTTGAGTATAGATAATATATTTGTAATGGCCTTCCTATTAAATTACTTCAAAGTGCCTGTAAACTATCGACCTGGATTACTTAGTATTGGAATTTGGACGGCAATTTTACTCAGGGGAATAATGATCATTATTGGACTTTGGTTAATTCAATCCATCTCCTGGCTTATCTATCTTTTAGGTATAATCCTCATCTATTCTGGGATTAAAATCTACGGTACGTCACCTGAAGACCAATCAGATCCAAATAAAAGTATATTGATCCGATTAATTCGTCGATATTTACCCATAACAAAAGGCTACTATGGTCAAAAATTTATGGTTAAAAAAATGGGAAAATGGGCAATTACCCCTCTTTTGTTAACTCTTGTCGCCATAGAATTAACAGATATTTTATTTGCAATTGATTCAATTCCAGCTATCTTTGCCATTACAACGGATCCCTTTCTTGTATTGTCCTCTAATATTCTTGCAATTGCGAATATGAGGTCTTTTTTCACTATTCTATCAAGAGCCCTTGAAAAATTGGAATTTATCCATCATGCTCTGGCAATTTTACTGATTTATATTGGATTTAAGATACTCTTGGAAGATCACATACATATTTCAGGAAGTCTGAACTTGTTAATCATTTTATTTGTTTTAGTAGCAGGTGTGGTTTATTCTATTTTAAGAACCTCAAGAAGTAAATAA
- a CDS encoding GNAT family N-acetyltransferase, translating to MHKSILSVREITAHDIPHIADYWLQTDPEYFCSMGCDLTKFPSRSEWIDMLNEQLKTEYEHKKSYCIIWLLNDVAIGHCNVNQITYAEKANMHLHLWNQEYRKSGFGRIFVKLSLPYFFKNLKLTNLICEPYSLNPAPNKTLAKIGFEFIKTYRCIPGSLNFEQEVNQWQLSYEKFQELFNSGEMKFDNVHKDL from the coding sequence ATGCATAAATCTATACTTTCTGTAAGAGAGATTACAGCTCATGACATACCCCATATTGCAGATTATTGGCTTCAGACAGACCCGGAATATTTTTGTTCCATGGGATGTGACCTAACAAAGTTTCCTTCAAGATCTGAATGGATTGATATGTTGAATGAACAACTTAAAACGGAATATGAACATAAAAAATCCTATTGTATTATTTGGCTACTCAATGATGTTGCGATTGGCCATTGTAATGTAAATCAAATAACATACGCTGAAAAAGCAAATATGCATTTGCACTTATGGAATCAGGAGTATAGGAAGTCTGGTTTTGGGCGTATTTTTGTTAAACTTAGCTTACCTTACTTTTTCAAAAACCTCAAATTAACAAATTTAATTTGCGAACCATATTCATTAAATCCGGCGCCCAATAAAACATTAGCTAAAATAGGTTTTGAATTCATTAAAACATATCGTTGCATACCAGGCTCTCTTAATTTTGAACAAGAGGTGAATCAATGGCAATTGAGTTATGAAAAATTTCAAGAACTCTTTAATTCAGGAGAAATGAAGTTTGATAATGTTCATAAAGACCTATAG
- the lysS gene encoding lysine--tRNA ligase produces the protein MHHLSEQEIIRRQYLEEIQAMGINPYPAEAYDINTTAKEIKEEFESRPNDFSNISIAGRLMMKRVMGKASFAEIQDSTGKIQAYINRDLICPGENKDQYNILFKKLCDIGDFVGVKGYVFKTQTGEISIHVSEFYFLAKSLHPLPIVKVDAEGKVHDAFLDPEARYRKRYVDLIVNPHVKEIFIKRSRIIARMRHYFDERGWLEVETPVLQRIHGGAAARPFKTHHNALDLPLYLRIANELYLKRLIVGGFDGVYEFGKMFRNEGMDRTHNPEFTSMEIYVAYKDYLWMMEMVEQMLDKVVSEVNGTTEVIVGGKEISFKKPYRRISMYDAIQEYAGVDVQHMSESDLLTFCKSRHIEVDGTMGKGKLIDSIFGDLVEHHLIQPTYITDYPIEMTPLAKKHRDKEGLVERFELYVNGKEIANAYSELNDPIDQRMRFEDQLSLSDRGDEEAMAMDEEFLQALEYGMPPTSGLGIGIDRLTMMLTGQEAIQEVLLFPQMKPEKGL, from the coding sequence ATGCATCATCTCAGTGAACAAGAGATTATTCGGCGACAATATTTAGAAGAAATTCAGGCAATGGGCATAAACCCATATCCTGCGGAAGCTTATGACATAAATACAACAGCCAAAGAAATTAAGGAGGAATTTGAATCAAGGCCAAATGATTTTTCCAACATAAGTATCGCCGGAAGATTGATGATGAAAAGAGTTATGGGCAAAGCCTCTTTCGCTGAAATTCAGGATAGCACGGGCAAGATTCAGGCTTACATCAATAGGGATCTAATTTGTCCCGGAGAAAACAAGGATCAGTATAATATTCTCTTTAAAAAATTGTGCGACATAGGTGATTTTGTGGGCGTTAAAGGTTATGTTTTTAAAACACAAACCGGAGAGATAAGTATTCATGTATCAGAGTTTTATTTTTTGGCAAAATCTTTACATCCCTTACCAATTGTCAAAGTGGATGCAGAAGGAAAAGTTCATGATGCATTTTTGGACCCGGAAGCAAGATATCGAAAGCGGTATGTAGACCTCATTGTAAATCCGCATGTAAAAGAAATTTTTATCAAACGATCCAGGATCATTGCAAGAATGAGGCATTATTTTGATGAACGTGGATGGCTGGAAGTAGAAACACCTGTTTTACAAAGGATCCATGGAGGGGCTGCAGCAAGACCATTTAAGACGCATCACAATGCTTTGGACCTTCCGCTTTATTTAAGGATAGCCAACGAATTATATTTGAAAAGGTTAATTGTTGGTGGGTTCGATGGAGTCTATGAATTTGGTAAAATGTTCCGAAACGAAGGGATGGACCGAACGCATAATCCTGAATTCACCTCCATGGAAATTTATGTAGCATACAAGGATTACCTCTGGATGATGGAAATGGTAGAGCAAATGCTGGACAAAGTAGTATCTGAAGTTAATGGAACTACTGAGGTAATAGTGGGAGGAAAAGAAATCAGTTTCAAAAAGCCATATCGAAGGATTTCAATGTATGATGCAATTCAAGAATATGCAGGAGTAGATGTTCAACATATGTCTGAATCAGATCTACTTACCTTTTGTAAAAGCAGACATATTGAGGTAGATGGGACTATGGGTAAAGGTAAATTGATTGATTCAATATTTGGGGATCTGGTTGAGCACCATCTTATTCAACCTACTTATATAACGGACTATCCAATTGAAATGACTCCTCTGGCTAAAAAGCACCGGGACAAAGAAGGTTTAGTAGAAAGATTTGAGCTTTATGTCAATGGAAAAGAAATTGCCAATGCTTACTCCGAATTGAATGACCCAATTGATCAAAGAATGAGATTTGAAGATCAGTTATCCCTTTCTGATCGTGGAGACGAAGAGGCCATGGCGATGGATGAAGAATTTTTACAAGCACTAGAATATGGTATGCCTCCGACCTCCGGTCTTGGAATCGGAATTGATAGGCTAACCATGATGCTCACGGGTCAGGAGGCCATACAGGAAGTTTTGCTTTTTCCTCAAATGAAACCTGAAAAAGGCCTATAA
- a CDS encoding porin gives MKYRLLCTILLCTLWGYSYAQMMDTTAKPVLKHSPKWFESIQLRGYAQVRYNRLLETNPDLKCEQCDKSWGDKGGFFIRRMRLIFYGQIHKQVYFYVQPDLASSVSTTSLHFAQIRDAYFDVGVDKENEFRFRIGQSKVPFGFENMQSSQNRLPLDRADALNSAVSNERDLGVFFYWAPKKQRELFSSLVKDGLKGSGDYGVFGFGAYNGQTANKPELNDEPHIAARVSYPFKFKGQIIEPSIQAYSGKFVIPSDQLSNGVKRNKDLSYLDQRIAGTLVLYSKPIGILAEYNFGKGPEFNKETDSIEVHSLQGGFVTLNYMLKSKTQLIIPFLRYQYYDGGKKHEKDARSYEVNDLEFGVEWQPFKNFELVAMYTISKRRFEDFSLQDNYQKGNLLRLQAQVNF, from the coding sequence ATGAAATACAGATTGCTCTGCACAATCTTATTGTGCACTCTATGGGGCTATTCCTATGCCCAAATGATGGACACCACTGCAAAACCAGTTTTAAAGCATAGTCCAAAATGGTTTGAATCTATTCAGTTACGAGGCTATGCTCAGGTCAGATACAATCGGCTATTAGAGACGAATCCAGATCTTAAATGCGAACAATGTGATAAATCCTGGGGAGACAAGGGCGGTTTTTTTATACGTCGTATGCGTTTAATCTTTTATGGACAGATACACAAGCAAGTTTATTTCTATGTGCAGCCAGATTTGGCGAGTAGCGTCAGTACAACAAGCCTACATTTCGCACAAATACGTGATGCATACTTTGATGTTGGCGTGGATAAGGAAAATGAATTCAGATTTAGGATTGGACAAAGTAAAGTCCCTTTTGGGTTTGAGAATATGCAGTCCAGTCAAAATCGCCTACCTCTTGATAGAGCCGATGCATTAAATAGTGCTGTTTCCAATGAGCGAGATCTAGGGGTGTTTTTTTATTGGGCTCCTAAAAAACAGCGTGAATTGTTTTCATCCTTGGTTAAAGATGGCTTAAAGGGATCAGGAGATTATGGGGTATTTGGTTTTGGTGCTTATAATGGACAAACTGCCAACAAACCGGAGTTGAATGACGAACCTCATATTGCAGCAAGGGTAAGTTACCCTTTCAAATTTAAGGGACAAATTATTGAACCCTCCATTCAGGCATACTCTGGAAAATTTGTAATCCCATCAGACCAACTTTCCAATGGGGTTAAACGAAACAAGGATTTGTCCTATCTTGATCAAAGGATAGCGGGAACTTTGGTTTTGTATTCGAAACCAATAGGGATTCTTGCGGAATACAATTTTGGTAAAGGTCCTGAGTTTAACAAAGAAACAGATTCCATTGAAGTGCATTCGCTTCAAGGAGGTTTCGTTACCTTGAATTACATGCTTAAAAGTAAAACTCAACTAATTATTCCTTTCCTTAGATATCAATATTATGATGGAGGTAAGAAACACGAAAAAGATGCAAGATCTTATGAAGTAAATGACTTGGAATTTGGAGTTGAATGGCAGCCGTTTAAAAATTTCGAACTTGTAGCTATGTATACGATTTCAAAAAGAAGGTTCGAGGATTTTTCATTACAAGATAATTATCAGAAAGGAAATTTGCTGAGATTGCAGGCGCAAGTGAATTTTTAA
- a CDS encoding AAA family ATPase gives MEESVKPPESKKYKFKELKVYSSTEWLADNKKKYRQVFDRFDVTYIYAELSFYNKWFDRDFWEANFELRCFCLIKSKKEVCNLSFKRNISKYDHLVYIREGWGNKKEGSFWKKGTYYWEAWVDGEKIATKYFYVEDPGMAHDVEGNPYVELQSLRLYEGPFDDIPENERTYFTSFNGEETRYIYAELILNNKCTQANWQCEVFIKFHNEARELKGQLVRLVPVRREEDKIFITAGWGSNVKGSWWDGIYTVEIVFMEELLGMMSFEIQDEFVEGVPMITLPHSAEPILLPDLESDYKNFEEVLAELDKMVGLQEVKKKVREHAQYIQFLKLRKEKGIAEKDQIVLHTVFFGNPGTGKTTVAKMMGQLYKKMGVLSKGHVYEADRAELVGEYIGQTAPKVKEVIEKARGGVLFIDEAYALARTNDDSKDFGREVIEILVKEMSNGPGDLAVIMAGYPKEMRYFLDSNPGLKSRIKLYYEFPDYLPQELYQIAEYAAKEKALIFLPEALEALHHLILNAYRDRDNTFGNARFVFDLVDKAKVNLGIRIISAGETDNIEVSSLSEVSLEDVNGIQIEPHKQRPKIPVDSKLLEEALAELNSLIGISQVKKDIYDLVQIVQYLQRAGKEVLNQFFLHTVFLGNPGTGKSTVARILAKIFKALGILERGHMVETDRQGLVAGYIGQSAIKTAEKVEEAIGGVLFIDEAYSLTQNTSGQGDYGGEVIQTLLKRMEDQRGLFFVFVAGYTEPMELFLKSNPGLNSRFDRILKFEDYNPQELMDISIKMFADQNFTLHHLAQGQLLNYLEYIYATKDKYFGNARTIRTIVQEIIRYQNIRLSQMSTTEWEGVDRNMILLEDLKDIHPENDRRKAFDKPRLGFRKT, from the coding sequence ATGGAAGAATCAGTTAAACCTCCGGAAAGTAAGAAGTACAAATTTAAAGAGTTAAAGGTTTATTCCTCAACTGAGTGGCTTGCGGACAATAAGAAGAAGTATCGACAGGTATTCGATAGGTTTGATGTCACTTATATTTATGCAGAATTATCCTTTTACAATAAGTGGTTTGATAGGGATTTCTGGGAAGCCAATTTTGAGTTAAGGTGTTTCTGCCTGATTAAATCAAAAAAAGAAGTTTGTAATCTAAGTTTTAAACGAAACATTTCTAAATATGATCATCTGGTCTATATAAGAGAGGGTTGGGGCAATAAAAAGGAAGGTTCGTTTTGGAAAAAAGGTACTTATTATTGGGAAGCCTGGGTAGATGGAGAAAAAATCGCCACCAAGTATTTTTATGTAGAAGATCCGGGGATGGCTCATGATGTAGAAGGAAACCCTTATGTAGAGCTACAAAGTCTTCGGTTGTACGAGGGGCCTTTTGACGATATTCCGGAAAATGAACGTACTTATTTCACTTCTTTCAATGGAGAAGAAACTCGTTACATTTATGCAGAGTTAATTTTAAATAATAAATGCACTCAGGCAAATTGGCAGTGTGAGGTTTTTATCAAATTTCATAATGAGGCCAGAGAGCTCAAAGGCCAGTTGGTAAGATTGGTACCGGTCCGTAGAGAAGAAGATAAAATCTTTATTACTGCTGGATGGGGAAGTAATGTCAAAGGCTCCTGGTGGGATGGTATCTACACAGTAGAGATTGTTTTCATGGAGGAGTTATTAGGCATGATGTCCTTTGAAATTCAGGACGAATTTGTTGAGGGTGTTCCAATGATTACTTTGCCGCATTCTGCGGAGCCAATCTTACTACCGGATTTGGAGAGTGATTATAAGAATTTTGAAGAGGTTTTGGCAGAGTTGGATAAAATGGTTGGATTACAAGAGGTGAAGAAAAAAGTAAGAGAGCATGCACAATACATACAATTTCTAAAATTAAGAAAAGAGAAGGGTATCGCGGAAAAAGACCAGATCGTTCTCCATACAGTTTTTTTTGGTAACCCTGGTACTGGTAAAACTACCGTAGCAAAAATGATGGGGCAGCTCTATAAAAAGATGGGCGTTTTGAGTAAAGGCCATGTTTATGAAGCAGATAGAGCCGAACTTGTTGGAGAGTACATTGGTCAGACAGCCCCAAAGGTTAAAGAGGTGATTGAAAAAGCCAGAGGAGGGGTTTTATTTATTGATGAGGCATATGCCTTGGCAAGGACTAACGATGATTCAAAGGACTTTGGTAGAGAAGTTATTGAAATTTTGGTCAAGGAAATGTCAAATGGTCCGGGAGATCTTGCTGTGATCATGGCTGGATATCCGAAAGAAATGCGTTATTTTTTAGATTCTAACCCGGGGTTAAAAAGTAGAATTAAACTGTACTATGAATTTCCGGATTATCTGCCACAGGAGTTATATCAGATTGCAGAATATGCTGCAAAGGAAAAAGCCTTGATATTTTTACCTGAAGCTTTAGAGGCTTTGCATCATTTGATTTTAAATGCCTACCGAGATCGCGACAATACTTTTGGTAACGCCAGATTTGTATTTGATTTGGTGGATAAAGCCAAAGTTAACCTTGGGATTCGAATTATTTCAGCTGGAGAAACAGATAACATCGAAGTAAGCAGTTTAAGTGAGGTGAGTCTTGAGGATGTAAATGGTATCCAAATTGAACCACATAAACAAAGACCTAAAATACCGGTCGATTCCAAATTATTGGAAGAAGCTTTGGCAGAATTGAATTCATTAATTGGAATATCTCAGGTAAAAAAAGACATCTATGATTTAGTACAAATTGTTCAATACCTTCAAAGGGCAGGCAAGGAAGTGCTTAATCAATTTTTTTTACACACTGTTTTTCTTGGCAATCCTGGAACTGGAAAATCAACCGTCGCACGAATTCTTGCTAAAATTTTCAAGGCTTTAGGAATTTTAGAAAGAGGCCATATGGTTGAAACCGACAGGCAAGGTTTAGTTGCAGGGTACATCGGGCAATCAGCGATAAAAACTGCTGAAAAAGTGGAAGAGGCGATAGGTGGTGTTCTATTCATTGATGAAGCATATTCTTTGACTCAAAACACTTCGGGGCAGGGAGATTATGGTGGTGAGGTCATCCAGACTTTATTGAAAAGAATGGAAGATCAGCGTGGGTTGTTTTTTGTCTTTGTTGCAGGTTATACGGAGCCAATGGAGCTTTTTCTAAAATCAAACCCTGGATTAAATAGCCGATTTGACAGAATTCTGAAGTTCGAGGACTATAATCCTCAAGAGCTGATGGACATTTCAATAAAAATGTTTGCAGATCAAAATTTTACTCTTCATCATCTGGCCCAGGGACAGTTGTTGAATTATTTGGAATACATCTATGCAACTAAGGATAAGTATTTTGGCAATGCCCGTACAATTAGAACCATTGTACAGGAGATCATTCGATATCAAAACATCCGATTATCTCAAATGTCCACAACAGAATGGGAGGGTGTGGATAGAAACATGATATTGTTGGAAGATTTAAAAGACATTCACCCTGAAAATGACCGAAGAAAAGCTTTTGATAAACCAAGGTTGGGATTTAGAAAAACTTAA